The nucleotide window GAAACAACGTATAGAACGTTCTATTGTATATGTTGCAGAAGTTGAGGGGAAAGTTATCGGTTTTGCAAACTATTCCAAAGTAAGGGATGGTGGAAAGGTCGAATTGGCGGCTATTTATATTTATCCAGAATTTCAAGGTAAAGGGATAGGTAATGCTTTGATACAACAAGCGGTTAAAGAATTAATAGGCATAAAAGAAATTTATATAAACGTCGAAAAAGATAATAAGATTGGTATGAACTTTTATGAAGCTAAAGGGTTCGAAATAGTTAAGGAGTCTGACTCTGAGTTTAATGGACATATCTTGAAACAAGTACGAATGGTAAAAAAAGTTTAATTATTAATCTAACGGGTGCGATGATCTAGGAAGGATTGCCGCCCTTTTTTGTTGAATTCCTTATTAAACAAAACGAACGGTGCAGGATTGTTTAATGAGGGGAAGCATATGAAAAAGATTGTACTTATAGGTTCAGGAGGGTCAGGGAAGTCCACACTAGCAAGGCAATTAGGCGAAAAACTAAAAATAAATGTATATCATCTGGATGCTTTATTTTGGAAGCCAAATTGGGTAGGTGTTCCAAAGGATGAACAAAGAAAAGTTCAAAATGACTTAGTTAATAAAGAAGAATGGATTATCGATGGAAACTACGGTGGGACAATTGATATATGGCTTAATGCAGCAGATACAATAATCTTTCTTGATATTAATAGAACAATTTGTGTCTACCGTGCTTTCAAAAGAATGGTACAGTACCGAAATAAAACAAGACCAGATATGGGGGAAGGCTGCGAAGAAAGGTTTGACTTAGACTTTTTTAAATGGATATGGAATTATCCTAAAACTAAGAGACCAGAAATTTTAAAGAGGCTCCACCAATTGTCTAAAGAAAAACAAGTAATCATTTTAAAATCACCAAAAGAAGTTCGACAGTTTTTTGAAAAAGTACAATGATTTTTTCTCTCTTCTTATTCAACTATAGGTGGAGTTGGTCCAGGAAGGATTAACCGCCTTTTTTGTTGAAGTCTTATTGAACATAAGAGGCAGTTTAGTTGAACAAAGGGTTCTAATATTTGGGTAGTCATCAGGGAACAATAATCTCTAATATCAGCTAAATAAAGGGGATTATTGATGAAAAAAATTATATTATTTGCCGTATTGGTGTCCGTAGTCATTTCACCAATATTTACTCACGCTGAAGAACGGTCTGATAAAGACCTGATGAAAATTATCAATGAGTTTGTGCCACCAAACTCCAAATTGGTAAGTCCTGAAGAACCTAAATCAACTAAACCATATCAGTTTTATGACTTTAACCAAGATGGACAAGAAGAGATTATTATTACTTTTGAAATAAAGGCAAAAGAACAACCTAATCCTTCAGAATATGGCGTAATAGTATTAACAAAAGAAAATGAAAAGTGGGAAAAGGCTTGGGACACCCGAAAACAGGGGGTAGGATTAGATTATTCAGGTTTTGCTGATATTACTGGTGATGGTATTAAAGAGTATCTCTTTGGTGTCACAATTGGTGCTTCAGCAGGAAATAATCTAGAGATTTTTAAATGGAGTATTAATTCTTTAAAGATGATAGCGGAAGTTCCGTATCATATGATGGAGCTATTAAGTAATAAGAAAGTCGGTATAGCCGTTTGG belongs to Mesobacillus subterraneus and includes:
- a CDS encoding GNAT family N-acetyltransferase codes for the protein MNITIRKMQYEDTKQVQNIAKTTWNATYKGIIPLEVQNNFVKSNYSDESMKQRIERSIVYVAEVEGKVIGFANYSKVRDGGKVELAAIYIYPEFQGKGIGNALIQQAVKELIGIKEIYINVEKDNKIGMNFYEAKGFEIVKESDSEFNGHILKQVRMVKKV
- a CDS encoding DNA topology modulation protein, which produces MKKIVLIGSGGSGKSTLARQLGEKLKINVYHLDALFWKPNWVGVPKDEQRKVQNDLVNKEEWIIDGNYGGTIDIWLNAADTIIFLDINRTICVYRAFKRMVQYRNKTRPDMGEGCEERFDLDFFKWIWNYPKTKRPEILKRLHQLSKEKQVIILKSPKEVRQFFEKVQ